One stretch of Penaeus vannamei isolate JL-2024 chromosome 7, ASM4276789v1, whole genome shotgun sequence DNA includes these proteins:
- the LOC138862100 gene encoding DNA ligase 1-like → MRSCTECYCNWVYVMKVLVVVSAVVEKELENRNFNATKIRIKREKELENRNFNATKIRIKREKELENRNFNATRIRIKREKELENRNFNATRIRIKREKELENRNFNATKTRIKREKELENRNFNATKIRIKREKELENRNFNATKIRIKREKELENRNFNATKIRIKREKELENRNFNATKIRIKREKE, encoded by the exons ATGAGGTCTTGTACTGAGTGTTACTGCAACTGGGTATATGTGATGAAGGTACTGGTTGTCGTATCAGCAGTTG tcgagaaagaattagaaaacagAAACTTCAATGCGACAAAGATTAGaattaaacgagagaaagaattagaaaacagAAACTTCAATGCGACAAAGATTAGaattaaacgagagaaagaattagaaaacagAAACTTCAATGCGACAAGGATTAGaattaaacgagagaaagaattagaaaacagAAACTTCAATGCGACAAGGATTAGaattaaacgagagaaagaattagaaaacagAAACTTCAATGCGACAAAGACTAGaattaaacgagagaaagaattagaaaacagAAACTTCAATGCGACAAAGATTAGaattaaacgagagaaagaattagaaaacagAAACTTCAATGCGACAAAGATTAGaattaaacgagagaaagaattagaaaacagAAACTTCAATGCGACAAAGATTAGaattaaacgagagaaagaattagaaaacagAAACTTCAATGCGACAAAGATTAGaattaaacgagagaaagaatga